AAAACCCTGGGGAAGGGGCATGCTGTGGGATTTGGCACTAGGGAATAAGGAGCACGCGGAGAGCTTGGGGGCTTCTGCCGGAAGGCCGGAGTCTGCGCGCACAGGTCCTGGGTTCCCCCACTGTCACGGTGGGAGAGGTCTCTCTCGCTGCCCCTCTGGAACAGGAGCAGGCTGGGTAACGAGTGTGATCTCAGCTCCAAGAGCAACAGAAATTGTTGAATGAAGAAAACCAATCGGGCACAGCAGAGGACTTAGCGACTGAGGCTGCACTTGAGGTTTAGCCAGTGCTGACTGAGCTCAAGAGGGGCCCCAGCACGCCCCTCACTCCCACAAAGCCTCCGTCCTGTCCAGCACTTTGGCTGTCGGCTCTCCTTCCCTTGGATCAGAAAGAGCTCCAGGTAAGGGCTCCCCCATCCCTGCCAAGCTCCTCCCACTCAGCGCCCAAAGGTGGTCAGGACCTGGCCCTGCCCCACGCCCTCAGGCACCCAGCCCAATGCTTACTCTACCCTCCATCCCATGCCTGTCAGTCACGGCACCTCTTCCTCCGAAGAATGGAACCCCGCCGAGGGCAGGCGCCCCTTCGTGTTTGGATCTTCGTGGCAGTGCAGACAGCACCTCGAGTGTGGTGGGCTTGGTCTGTGTCCTCCCTGAGCGCCGGCTCCTTTTCTGTCCCAATGGCATAACACGCCTCGCCGGGGTTCTCACTTCTTCCCCCTCACCCCACGGCACACGCTCAAAACCAACCTTCTGGGCATTCTCCAATAAGGCCCCCTCCACGGCCATCTCCCAGGAAGCCCTGCTGGCTGCTCGCACCAGGGTCTGCCCGGCCAGAGGACTCGAACCCAAGCCACCAGCCCCAGTGGGGCGCCCAAATCCTCCCTAGACCTGCCGCCACCTTGGAGCACTTCTGAAGCCCCCCCTCTGCGTCCTGCTTTTCAAActagcgaggtggctcagtggatgagagccggaggtcccgggttcaaatgtggtgTCCTTCTGCCCTGGCTGAAGGGGCTGGTCCCACTGCGAGCCAGTCGCTGGGCATCCTGGGAAAAGTCCCATCACTGCAGCTGGGATGGCGGCCGCCTTCACTCCCTTCCCACTGGGGCTCCGGACAAGCCGCTACGGTGGGTTTGGCAACTTGGCTTTCTCCCTGGGGGAGAATCTGGAACTCCCAGCTTGCTGGCACAGAAGGCGGGCAGCGCCCCTCCCTCCTGGCACGCCCCCCCCGGGGGATGCGCAGAGGAGGGGGGCGACCAGCAATGGGCACTTCCAGTTTTATTCTCCACAGCAAGGGGAGGGGGTCCACCTGCACCCGCCTGGGCTCGGTGAGCCGCGGGCGCCTCAAGTCCGAGCTTTGGACACCAggtaggagaggaagaagaagaggacgATGAGCCCCACAGCCACGCAGAGCAGCAGCCGCCGGTTGTCACGGCCTGAGCGGGTCATGGTGGAGAAGCGCTTCACGCTCCCGCTCAGCAGGCTGGTCACGCTGGAGAAGTCCGAGTCCTGGGCAAGAGGCAAGAGGGTGTGGCCGTGGCTGGCCAAGCCTGCTCCCCCGCGCGAACCCCCACGCGTGTCCACCGCCCCCCGTGGCCGCGGCCCTCACCATGCCGTCCAGGTAGCGGTTCTGCTCCTCAGCATCTCGGTCCATGTCCAAAGCCagctgtggggggagggggagggagggctcAGCCAGCGCCGCCCCTCCCCcgccttcctccccctcccagcccCCCACGCCCGCCCGCAGACACGCACGGTCTTGAGTCGCGTGACCTTGGCCGCCAGCCCGTCCGCCAGGCGCCGATTCTCGCCATCCAGGAGCGCGTCCGTGTCCGTGTCCGTGACAGCGGCAGCACCGCCCCCTGGGCCTGGACCTGGGCCTGTGCCGAGAGGGAGAGAACCGGGATGGGGCCCTCAGCCCCGCCCTCCGCCCTGGCGCCCCCCACCCCTGGCGCCCCGACCCTGCCTCCGCCTCCGGTTCCTCACCCCTGGCCCAGCTGGCCATGTCCGCTGCCTCCCCCGGCCGGAGCTGGAACCGACGTACCTGTGACGTGGCGCGCAATGGCCTCCTGTCCCGCCCCCTCACTTCCGGCCAGCTGTCGCCGCCCCTCCCCAGGCTCCAAGTCGGCCCTGGGCACTGGCCTTCTCGCAGGGTGCTTCCAGGCCGACGGGGAGCCTCTGGGCGAATGTTACAGACCCTCGGGCCAGAGGTGCAAGGAAGGCGCTGGAGTTCTGAGGAGTCGGGGAGGGCTTCCCCGCCGCAGCCTTCTGCAGTCCGGCCTCTGCGGTCCTTCCCGACCCGCACGCGCGATGGGAACTCGGTGGCCCCCAGGAGGCGACCTCCCAGgccaccccaccccccccacccccgcagtAGCCCCGCCCCCTAGCAGGGCTCTCCCACCGAAGTGAGCACGTGTCTCTCGCGGCACATCTGGCCGCCCTGCTTGGCTTGCGGAGCCCTCGGAGTTGAAGCCAAAACCTTCTGGCCTTCCGTCTTGGTTGGAACAGTGGGGCCAGGCCAGGGAGTGAACGCTCCTCCGTGCCCTGGACCGTAGCTTGCCGGCTAATCTTCCCAGCCTCCCTCCGATGCCTCAGTTTGGAAGCAGTTCCCCATTTCACACCGACTCCGGCCCCTCCATTTGACTGGCAGCCACCTTCTCGCTGCGCTCACTCGGCTCTGGAGCTGCCCAGACCCTGAGCGGGTTCTGGCAGGACTTGTCCATCGGCCGTGACCAACGGCTCCCCGTAGGGACGGTGTGGTGCTGGTGCTGGCTGACGGAGAGGCTCGGTTATCCTCATTAAGAGATCCCAGCCTTGGAGCCCCTGTCTCCCAGGTTTGCCCCCGAGTGCAAAGTCGCCTGCCAATAGAAGGCTGGGCCGAGGATCTCCTCGATCTGCTGGGACGTAACTTCCGGACACAGCCCAGATTTCGGGCAGCTTTTTTAGGAGCAGCAGAGCCCCCTGCCTGGAATGGAATCAGTACCAGACGTTTTGCCTCGGGAGAGAAGCCCAACAGCATTTGAAACCTCTTCTCCAATTGGAAGTTGGGCTAGAGTGATTGACTTCAAACTAAGGCATGTGGTCAAGTGGCTTATGACTGCCTGTTGAGAACACTATGGAAACCTTTCCAAGACCATGTCCTTATTGGCAATCAGTGTGGCCCCATTGGTGCTGAATAGTTGAGCTACGAGTTCAATCTCTGACCCATAAAGGGTCTTCAAGGCATCACAGAAGTATATCACCATAAAACTGAATTCCATGTGCCTAATTCTTACTAAGCCTAGAATTCTCCATCTCTCTAAGTTCTGTTTGCACCTTGCTTTTGACAAAGTTAAACACCACCTTTTTGGAGCCAGATGAGTTATCCTAATGGCAAATCTTAtggagttttcatttttcatcagacCAGCCCTGATACTTGTGCTTGTTTTGGCCCAGATGAGTAAATGTGGGGCTGCACACCAAATCTCTGAAAGCTGTTCACTCCTTTTTTGCTCCACTGTTGCCAACTGTCGCTGTTGCTCAGCTTTCCCTCCAAACTGTTCACCCACTGAGAAGTCTTCTCTAATCTGTTGACAGTACAGTTTCTGACAGTCATCTTGCTGCTTTTGTTGAATTCAAATGTTTAGCTTGGAAAGAATAAGTCTGTGATCAGTCCAGCACTCAGCACCACAGATGATCTTTGTCGTTTTCACATCCCATCTGACTCCTCCTTACAATGACAGTCTATTAAATGCCAGTGTCTGCTTCAAGGGTTTATCTACGGTTTGTTGGGTTTAGATAAATGGAAGACGGTATTGGTAATGAGGTCATGAGGTGCACAAATCTTCAGAAGTAAGAGACCGTTGCTGTGGATGTTTTCTACTCCATTGCTCCTAAGGACTCTCTGCCATGTCTGAGTCCTGTGCTTACTCTGGCATTAAAGTCACCCAGAATTACAAGCTTGTCCTCCTTTGGCACACTGTTGATGAGggtctccataaaatttttctttgacttcatCAGGATTTGGCATAATGGGAGCAAAAACACTGATGATAGTGGTATGGCACTTTCCTGAAGTGGCAATCACATTGCCATGAGTCATCATTTTCTCCTTTGGGGAGCCTATAAGCTTATCGACTAGATTTAATTGAGAAACCTACACCAGCCTCACAACACTCCTCATCACAATAGCCACTCGAGAAAAACATCCCCGCTCTGACTTCACCAAATTGGCCTTTgtttcccacccttatttcacTCAGGGCTGCTATTTGGATGCAATACCTTCCAGAGCCTACAAGATTTCATGTTGTCCTTAAGTGTGCTTATATGCCATGTACCGATGGGGAGTGGAATCATCTTTGTAAAAATTGTTGTACTTTTTTTGAAGTTCACCTGCAGGGTAGGATTTCCACCTGTCAAGGTAAGCAGGCCAGTGCTGAGTGAAATAACTTCAAGCAGTCAATTTCTGCAGCACCTTTTCCAGCCACCTTCCCTAAGTGCAAGGAGGTGAGCAGTGtggaactttaaaaaaactgtttCAACACCCAGGGGATTGCTGAATCCCACGGCTGCTTCCAATGAGAAGACAACCAATGCCCTGGAGGCTTGTGCACTTGCTGCTTCAATGGCTGCCAATCGCCACAAGACTTTAGAGTTGGAGTAAAATTAGACGGTTCagataataaaatagtaaaatggaaaaatggtaCGGGCAATGCTTTTTGACTCCCATGTAaagtggatttaagtgaggcagttgcactctctcttccagagtcctcAAAGTCCAATAGCAAGGCAGAAGTCACGATTGGCTGTGGCCTGGGATGCACTGGATGGTCTGGCTTCTTCcttgtctaaccaagctctaagaatTCCACAGCACCCGCTTCCACTGCCTTCGTGGCTGTTGAACCAAACTGTTCTCACCTGCCCATTCCCCTgggggaagtctttacatgcttggggCAGACTCACTGAGGGGTTTGTGGCCCATCAGttagttatcctcaacctggtttagcctgacTGCCAAGATGGTCTTACTGAGGTGAGGCCAATCTCCATGCTACAGCTTTTGGGAGCATCAGGAGAACTGTGGAACCAGTggataccaaaggaggaaagcaatcCAGGGGGAAAaagctcagcaagccctcacaccagtggtcctaatctataccacacacatagtaggtgatatGTTCCCCTTCGAAACCTTTTCACCCTTCTTCAATCTTGCCTGGCTCCCATTCCCCCAATCGCTCAGATCAGAACTTTGCTCTCTATTTTACTGAAGAAGTTGAGACTATTCAGAGCTCACCTTCTCCCCGTCTCCTTTACCAAGATGTCTTTCCCAACTACCTCCTTCACATTCTGCCTCACATGTGAACATGCCAAAGCAAACCCCTCTACACGCACACGATCCCATTCCACCTCCTCCGTTCTCCAACAGAGTGCCCTATGTTGTCCcctttgttcagtcatgtctggttctttgtgaccccatttggggttttcttgggaaagatgctggagtggttttccatctccttctccagctcagaaGAGTCTCCTTGACACTATCCATTTTGCCCGTCAGGGGCCCCATCATCCCCTCTCTCACTAATCTTCAGACTCTCCATGTCCTCTAAGTCCTTCCCTGTTGCCTACCTCCATGCCCACATTTCCCCCATCTTCTGAAAACCTCTATTTGACCTACCCATCCACGCCAGCTATCATCCCATTTCTCTCTAGCTTCCTTGAGAAAGCCACCTGTACTCCATGCCCTCTCTTCCTCACcctccactctcttcttctctgcAGTCTGGGTCCCAACCCCACCATTGGACCAGAACTGCCCTCTTCAAAGTTGCCAGGGACCTCTGACTAGCccaatccaatggccttttctcattcctcacTCTCCTTGGACACGGGTGATCACTCTCCAccttgatactttcttctctccaGGTTTTTGGGACaccccctcccaccctctcctccTCTGACATCTTCTCAGGctgactgctccttctctcaTCCTCTTCCAGATCAGGCCTTCTAACCGTGGATGTCCCTTGGTCCGTCCCTCTGCTCTTCGCTCCacttgatctcatcagttcccggGGATTGAACACCCGTTCTTATGCTGGAATCTAAGATGAACTcggggtgtcccaaaagtctttgtgTACTTCTAAGCCTTCTCTTAAAGCTCTCCAAATCCTTCTGAGGCACTccctgacctccagtctctaggagTTCACATTCAGGAATGCTGGCATTCAGTTCTGGTGAGGATAATTGACCAGGTCAGGTCAGCCCAAGACTAGGCATCCCACAGGGGAAGCCAAATGGGACAGCGTGGTCACATGCTTGACCGTTTCTTTGCTGTCGGGTCGGCAGCACATGGGGCTCACAGCGACATCAGTCTGCTCCTGTACCCAGGTTGGCTGGATTCAGCGAATATGCACGGGACCCTTGCGTGGGGGGCAGCATGAAGAAGGGCCCCAACAGGGGTGCTCCTGCTGCTCCACCTACCCCTTTGGGAGAACGGGGATGGGCGGCAACCTGACCACTTggttccttcttccctccctgaccTTGGCCAAAGGGACTGGTTTGTTTTGCTAGAAGCTGGATCGTTCCATCAGCCTctactccctcctccccacccccaccccaggtcAGCTTCACAAGCAAGAGATCTCCAGGAAATCTCATCCAGACGCGTGTCACCTTGTCGCCGTGGAGGGCGGAGGCATCAGCTCCCACGGACTCAACAGCCACCCCGCGCCGGACTGGCCGCTCTTTGGACGCCACGggagtacccccccccccccaccgttTCAGCTGGTTGGTGACCCAGCACAGGGCCTGGTACTTCGCAGGTGCttcatgaatgtttattgactcggGAAGGACCAGGCTCCCACGAGAGAtgtgaaggaagagggaggagcagCCAGAGCCCGTTGATTGAGTAGGGGGGCGGCTGGGCAAAAAGGAACCCTTCCCACCTGCCCTGGCTCCTGGTCCATCGCTGATGCTTCTCAGAGGACATCCTGTGAGGGAAACCAAGGGTTCAGAAGGGAACAAGGTCCGAAGCTCAGCCCTTGCTCCTCTCCCCACCCAGGGGCCTGTGAGCCCCCCCAGGGCCTCTTCCCCAGCTGGGGCCTACTCAGATCTCTTCACGTGGAGCCCGCCTTCTGGCCTCGGCTGGCTCTGGGAACCTCGTAGCGGGTTGGTTAGAGGAAGAGCAGACATGTGTGGAGTCTGGAGAGTGTGACAGGGAACCCCGTGGGGTCTGCTTAGAGGCAGATGGGGGGGAGAAACAGGGGGGCCGAGAGGAAAGGGACAAAGATAGAGAATGAGtcagagacaggagggagagacGGACGGACAAAGGGAGGACGGCaggaaagagggggaggaaagaaatggaaacgaGTGagtgagagatagagacaaagaggagagaaacagagctggggtggggggagaaagagggagagccagggcagggaaggaggaagggagagacaaagacagaatgggaagagaggagaaaaaggcgGGCAGCCGGAGAgccagggagtggggagggggagcCCAAGCAGAGGGGACTTTACCATCTACCCCCTTCTTCGCCTCACTTAGGGTCCCTGGCCCCCATTCTCAACTCAGCACAGGTCACTCCCCTGCTCAGAAAACTTCCTGGGCCCCGACTGCCCCGGGATAAAATGCAGACTTTCCCCTCCCAGCCTCTCTGCGGACCCCATTTCCAGGCTCCCTGGGGACACCCACAGCCAGCCGCAGTGGGCCTACTTCTTGTAGGATTCAGGCCCAGACACAGGGGCAAATGTGGGCAGCTCAAGGGCCCGGGGGGGCCGCCCCAGCCTCAGGCACGGCCTGTCCGACTCACTTTTGCCAGCTCCTTCTTCCCGGGGTTGTTGCGAGGGCCCCATGAAGCAGTCAGGCCCTTGGCCTGCTGCCTGGCACGGCTGCTGcgcccttcttttcccttctacaGCTTGTGGGCCTGCTGCCCCAGCCAGCCCCAGGAGAGCAAGCGAGAGGCCCGCGGTGCTGCCAGGCCTGCCCTACCTTGCTGGTCTCCCTTTGGACAAGGTCCTCGATCTCCTGGGTCCAGCCCAGGGCCTTCACCAGCATCTCCACCCCGCCAATGATGTCTCCCAGCTGGGCCACGTCGTTGGGACGAGGGCTCCAGGCAAAGGGGCCCACCAGCTCCCTGTTGATCAGCACGCGGGGGACGGACCTTCTGGATGCTTCGGAGAGGCTAGCAAAAGGCTCCACCTGAACAGGGCAAAGAAGGACCCCCTCGTGAGCCAGCTCGGTGGCTGACTGTCCAGCGAGACCCCCAGCTGCCACCCCTCGTCCAGCCCGTTTCCCTGAAAGCCAAGGCTTCAATACGGGGCCCCTGGCCAAGAAGGGGGCGCATTTCTTTCGCCCCTAATTCCTGGGGAGCCTCTCCTGGGGCTGGGCTGAAATCTGTCTCCCGGAGGCCCGTTTCCCCCCAGATCTCCTCTCCTCCAGGACCAACGTCCTTCCGAGGAGTCCCGGACCCTGGTCAGCAGTGAACGAGCGTGACCATCTCCACAAAGCCTTCCTCGGCCGCCTCCTCGAGGGGAGGCTGTTCTTCACTCCCCCGTTTAGGGGATCATAAATCCGAAATTGTGGGCAGCGTACGGGTCCCAGGGGCCTCCGGGGGCCCAGAGCCGTCCAAGGGCAGAGGCAGGACAGGGCCAGGGCGCTTCTTCCACGTCCCACAGGCTCCGAGGGGCCCGCAGAGCCAGAGCCGGCCCCGGCTGCCTGCGGAGTGACATCCGTCCGGgctgcagcttcttggagccccGGGTTCTCCCTTTCATCACCGGCCGGGCCTGGGACGCCTCTGCCCGTCCGCCCCAGCTTTCCCCTTTGGCCCTTCGCGCTTCGTGCAGCCGCCCACCTGAGTGCGCCTCGTCAGCGCCAGGCCGGCACCACTGCCCGGCCGTGCCTGCGGGATCAGCCTAAAGCCCTCACAGTGCGGCCTCCACCTGGCCACTCCTTCCGCCCTCCTTACGGGAGGAGAATAAACGCTCGGAGGGGAGACCCGGCCCCAAGACGCGTGACCGGAGCCCTTTTGGCTGGTCCCACGAGCACCCCGTGGCCCCAGAGGGCCAGCAGGCCCCGCAGCCCAACCGAAAGGCCTCCCCATCCGCCCCGCGCTGGTTCAGCCCAGCTCTGGAGGGCTGCGAACAGCCTCCCTGCCCGAGCCCAACTCCTGGGTCCTCTCCCGCCAACGAGCTCGGGAAGCAGAAACAAGGAAGGCAGCCTCTGCTGGCACAGCCCAGACGTTCATCAGGACACTCGCTATTTGAGCCCAAAGAACGGGCGAACCATCGGAATCAAGAATGCCATCAGAGAGAATGACTGCAATGAGATGACGTGCACAGGGGCAACTGTACACCCCTGAATGGTGagcaataaaacagagaaaaagcagaGCAATGAATTGTGGCTACCTAactaaagaactagaaaaaaatgacatccctaatagggggcagctgggtggctcagccacttcctggctgcgtgaccctgggcaagtcactggacccccattgccagcccttcccactcttctgccttggaaccagtacacggtattgattccaagatggaaggtgggggtttaaaaaaaacaaccctaattaaaaactaaattggaaatcctaaaaatcaaaggagaaattagtacgattgaaagcaagagaactaCTGAACAAATCAAGTTGGTTTTATGGGAAAACCcccaacaaataaaataaatagagcgttggttaatttgattttaaaaaggaaagaagccaATCAAGTTACcagtatgaaaaatgaaaagggtgacttcacctccagtgaagaggaaatcaaagcaatccTTAGGGGCTGATTTGCCCAGTTATCCGACAATAAATCCAGAATGAATATTACAAAAACGTGAAttacccagattaacaaaagaggaaatagaaaaccatccCCAAATATCGCCTTCTCAGAAACATCAGGAgcgaaacaaggatgtccataaGCACCACTTTtgttcaatattgtactagaaatgctagcaggagcaattagagaaaaagaaactgaaggagttCAAGCAGGCAGTGAGGAAACTCAACTATCACCCTTTACAGGCGACAGGATGGTACACTTGGACAATCAACTAAAAAATGAGTTGAAATCATGAACaagttagcaaagttgcaggatacaaaaatcagcagcatttctacatattgcCAACAAAATCCCGCAGcaagggatagaaagagaaattccacttaaaatcccTGGAAGcctctttgccacaacaaagccAGGAAtcatgaacacaaccacaaaacccTTCTCACACCactaaagttagatctaaacaattggaaaaacattcattgttcatgggtaggtcaagctaatatagtaaaaatgaccacccCACCCAAATTATGCTCATTCAGTGCCATAGCGATCAgactaccaaaaactattttatagagcaagaaaatataatgaaattaataaggaagaacaaaaggtcaaaaatacggaaggaactaataaaaaaatgtgaaggctgGTGGTCTGGCAGTACCAGATCCCAAACTGTGTGCAGGCTAGGAAATAGAAGGGTGCATCAGGGGAACAGGCTAGGGGGAAATGCCCTCAGCAATCTGGtatttgaaaaacccaaagagcccagctttggggataagaactcactctttgacaaaaaccgCTGGCAAATCTGGAAAACGGTAGGGTGGAAACTATTATAATCTATTACAGTGTAGACTAATATCTCATACCCTGTGCCAAAATAAAGCATATGATTTAggcataaagggtgatactatgagaggaggaatttatgaccaaacaagagatagagcacattacaaaatgtaaaatgaatcactGTGACTGTATTAAATCTAAAAGGTTTTGTGCCAACACCACCAAAGCAACCAAGActagaggggaagcaacaaactgggtaAAAAATGCATACCAAATTTCCGTGATAAAGGCCTCACTTCTGAAATCTACAgagaaatcaaatttataagaatacaagccgtTCCCcgaatgacaaatggtcaaaggatatgaataagcatttttcagatgaagacatcaaagctatcaataatcatatgaaaaaatattctaaatctctcctgattagagaaatgcaaattaaaacaactctgaggcaccaccttaCACTTATCAGatgggccaatatgacagtaaaggaaagtgataaatattggagaggatgtggcaaaattaggacactaacatattgttggtggagttgtgaactgatccaaccattctggagggcaatttggaacgatgcccaaagAGCCAGAAAACTGTGCAGACTCTTTGAGCCAGTGATACCACTATGGGGTCTGAGATCCAAGGAGATCCAAAAACGGGGAAGGGACctttttgcacaaaaatatttatagctgctctttttgtagctGCAAAGAGCTGAAAGGTGAAGGGATGTCCAACAATtgaggaacagctgaacaaattgtggtctatgacagtgatggaatactattgtgctgtaaggaatgatgaactggaggattgcagaaaagagatggaaagacctccatgaactgaagcagagtgagaggagcagaaccagaagaacagggcacacagagacggatacattgtggcacgATCGagtgtaactgactttgctagtAGCAGCAGTGCCGTGACCCAGGACAAGGGAGGGACtgaggagaaagaatgtatccacatcctgataaagaactgggggagcggaaatgcagaagaaaaacatgatagaTCACTCATTTATATGGGTACAGGATGTGGGgttgtggttttaaaagatgactctggtacaaacatgaataatatggaaatgggttttgagtgataatccttgtataacccaggggaattgcttgtcaactctggaaggggggaaggggggaagaagggaaggagacaacataaacctaataaaataaaaaaataaaaaaacaaacaaacaaaacagcaaGTGAAGCTGGGTTTGGCAAAACAAGTTTCACTGAACCCTGCCTTCCCAGGGCTTCCCAATCTGGCCTTCGATGACAGCAGGCAGCACCAGGCAGGACTCACTCCCCTGTGTCTAGACATCGTGGTGCCAGCCATCCATGAGAGTTCCTAGAGAGCCCAGCATGCCTGCTCTGATCTCCCAGACCAGGGATTCTCCTCTCCTCCATTTTTCATCCCTTCTTTTACATTTGATACTTTCTAACCTATAGTATGGCTGTGTCCTGTGCCAACTGATTCCTCTAGTGCCAGGCAATGTCTCGCTGGTACTTGATACCCTATGAACTGGACTGAGAGCCCCACAAAGCAAATCTTCCCCATCTGCCATAGTGTTCAGCCCCATGCCCATCCCTGAACTCCCATTACCCCTCAGGTTTCCAGACCTCCAGAGAGGTCCCAATGATGATCAGCAGATCTGCCATGGGGAAGTCGGC
This DNA window, taken from Monodelphis domestica isolate mMonDom1 chromosome 6, mMonDom1.pri, whole genome shotgun sequence, encodes the following:
- the BET1L gene encoding BET1-like protein isoform X2; the protein is MASWARGPGPGPGGGAAAVTDTDTDALLDGENRRLADGLAAKVTRLKTLALDMDRDAEEQNRYLDGMDSDFSSVTSLLSGSVKRFSTMTRSGRDNRRLLLCVAVGLIVLFFFLSYLVSKART
- the BET1L gene encoding BET1-like protein isoform X1, encoding MASWARGPGPGPGGGAAAVTDTDTDALLDGENRRLADGLAAKVTRLKTLALDMDRDAEEQNRYLDGMVRAAATGGGGHAWGFARGSRLGQPRPHPLASCPGLGLLQRDQPAEREREALLHHDPLRP